A genomic segment from Corylus avellana chromosome ca5, CavTom2PMs-1.0 encodes:
- the LOC132183135 gene encoding small ribosomal subunit protein uS9c, which yields MSISLSSLTSSFSSLSFSSQISHKPNSLSFPQPKTFSLSRVTTTAPSLVALASAAPPAELETTNLKKYVKSRLPGGFAAQTIIGTGRRKCAIARVVLQEGTGKVIINYRDAKEYLQGNPLWLQYVKVPLVSLGYESSYDVFVKAHGGGLSGQAQAISLGIARALLRVSEDHRRPLRKEGLLTRDSRIVERKKVGLKKARKAPQFSKR from the exons ATGTCAATTTCCTTATCTTCACTCACCTCGTCCTTCTCTTCCCTCTCGTTTTCCTCCCAAATTTCCCACAAACCAAACAGCCTTTCTTTCCCTCAGCCAAAGACGTTCTCGCTCTCGCGCGTGACCACAACCGCCCCTTCCCTGGTCGCCCTCGCCTCCGCCGCTCCCCCGGCTGAGCTGGAGACGACGAACCTCAAGAAGTACGTGAAATCAAGGCTTCCCGGTGGCTTCGCCGCCCAAACAATCATCGGCACTGGCCGCCGGAAATGTGCCATCGCTCGCGTTGTCCTCCAAGAAGGCACCGGCAAAGTTATCATCAACTACCGCGATGCCAAG GAATATCTTCAAGGCAATCCATTGTGGCTTCAGTATGTCAAAGTCCCATTGGTAAGTTTGGGATACGAAAGTAGTTATGATGTGTTTGTCAAAGCTCATGGGGGTGGCCTCTCTGGTCAAGCCCAGGCAATCTCCCTCGGCATTGCTCGTGCACTGCTACGGGTGAGTGAGGACCACAGGAGGCCTCTGAGAAAGGAAGGGCTTCTGACCAGGGACTCCAGAATTGTTGAGAGGAAGAAAGTTGGTCTCAAGAAAGCTCGCAAAGCCCCACAGTTCTCCAAACGTTGA